In Bos indicus isolate NIAB-ARS_2022 breed Sahiwal x Tharparkar chromosome 2, NIAB-ARS_B.indTharparkar_mat_pri_1.0, whole genome shotgun sequence, a single genomic region encodes these proteins:
- the MED18 gene encoding mediator of RNA polymerase II transcription subunit 18, translated as MEAPPVTMMPVTGGTINMMEYLLQGSVLDHSLESLIHRLRGLCDNMEPETFVDHEMVFLLKGQQASPFVLRARRSLDRAGAPWHLRYLGQPEMGDKNRHALVRNCVDIATSENLTDFLMEMGFRMDHEFVARGHLFRKGIMKIVVYKIFRILVPGNTDNTEALSLSYLVELSVVAPAGQDMVSDDMRNFAEQLKPLVHLEKIDPKRLM; from the exons ATGGAGGCACCTCCAGTCACCATGATGCCTGTCACCGGGGGCACCATTAACATGATGGAGTACCTGCTGCAGG gaagcGTTTTAGATCACAGCTTGGAAAGCCTCATCCACCGCCTTCGTGGTTTATGTGACAACATGGAACCCGAGACTTTTGTTGACCACGAGATGGTATTCCTCCTTAAGGGCCAGCAGGCCAGTCCATTTGTTTTAAGGGCCCGACGCTCTCTGGATAGGGCAGGGGCACCCTGGCATCTTCGCTACCTGGGACAGCCAGAGATGGGAGACAAGAACCGCCATGCCCTGGTGCGTAACTGCGTGGACATTGCAACATCTGAGAACCTCACTGACTTCCTCATGGAAATGGGATTTCGCATGGACCACGAGTTTGTTGCCAGGGGACACTTGTTCCGGAAAGGCATCATGAAGATCGTGGTATACAAGATCTTCCGCATCCTGGTGCCAGGGAACACGGACAACACTGAGGCCTTGTCACTGTCCTATCTCGTGGAACTAAGTGTTGTTGCACCAGCTGGGCAGGACATGGTCTCTGATGACATGAGGAACTTTGCGGAGCAGCTGAAACCTCTGGTTCACCTAGAGAAAATAGACCCCAAAAGGCTCATGTGA